A stretch of Lactuca sativa cultivar Salinas chromosome 6, Lsat_Salinas_v11, whole genome shotgun sequence DNA encodes these proteins:
- the LOC111886950 gene encoding uncharacterized protein LOC111886950: protein MALYVDEAEVWKCPKHPSRRRKSGICPKCLRERLVTLCPECATALPCSSCPPPVDSSSSSSSSSNSFSLFAFSRGGSRRDYAPPCTANADAVRLSNNLETEPSLRKSRSVAVPFLRSRSRFVGGPVAGCESRDAEIAPENNKALPKVSRSKINFWSVFTTNKSKKCDVHGEGMEDESNKFHDSPAVDDFSMMKRSRSVAVGASSAFGPSPSKRKGWYFPSPVKGILNSKPTKSVAVA from the coding sequence ATGGCGCTTTACGTGGATGAAGCAGAAGTATGGAAGTGTCCCAAACATCCGTCGAGGAGAAGAAAGAGTGGAATCTGTCCAAAATGTCTCCGAGAACGCCTCGTTACACTTTGCCCTGAGTGCGCCACTGCTCTCCCCTGTTCCTCTTGTCCACCTCCGGTCGAttcctcctcctcttcttcctcatcttccAATTCGTTTTCTCTCTTCGCCTTCTCCCGAGGCGGTAGTCGTCGCGATTACGCTCCGCCATGTACCGCCAACGCCGACGCAGTCCGCTTGTCAAATAACCTCGAAACCGAACCGTCGTTGCGGAAGTCGCGATCTGTAGCTGTTCCTTTCCTCCGTTCGAGATCTAGGTTCGTTGGGGGTCCAGTCGCCGGATGCGAATCACGCGATGCTGAGATAGCTCCGGAAAACAATAAAGCTCTGCCTAAAGTTAGCCGGAGTAAGATTAATTTCTGGTCTGTGTTTACGACTAATAAGAGTAAAAAATGCGACGTACACGGCGAAGGAATGGAGGATGAATCGAATAAGTTCCATGATTCACCGGCGGTGGATGATTTCTCGATGATGAAGCGATCTAGATCAGTAGCTGTCGGAGCCAGTAGCGCCTTTGGTCCGTCGCCGTCGAAACGAAAGGGATGGTACTTTCCAAGTCCAGTTAAAGGCATCCTTAATTCAAAACCTACCAAATCTGTCGCTGTTGCATAA
- the LOC111886918 gene encoding uncharacterized protein LOC111886918 encodes MEFLKSFDSDDDVEFVETFFNVVQHVHAEESLNAGRTRAVVNRDRQAAHDLLVRDYFADNCIYNDDSFERRFRLNKAIFLRISNALESRYDFFKQKPDARGRMGFSSIQKCAAALRYLGYDIAFDASDEYLKVSERTAVECVDWFSACVYEVFHEEYLHKPTQRDIERLYSAHEERHGFPGMLGSLDCTHVAWEKCPSAWRGQFTRGDIGEPTIILEAVASQDLWIWHAFFGVAGSNNDLNVLGQSPLFNDIWTGKAPDMTFTVNGHAYKYGYYLGDGIYPDDSTLMKAYSVPRREKTKFFTKKQESARKDIERAFGVLKQTWHVVKYATRLWDKERIKRMVLACIIMHNMIIEDEGRAICTYDPNDVVVPIEEFVPGTNAFLERVVEIHNSETCFNLREDVVEHLYQHSMNDD; translated from the coding sequence ATggaatttttaaaaagttttgacTCGGATGACGACGTAGAATTCGTCGAGACATTCTTCAATGTTGTGCAACACGTTCACGCTGAAGAAAGTTTGAATGCAGGGCGTACAAGGGCGGTCGTCAATCGTGATCGCCAAGCTGCACACGACTTATTGGTACGTGATTACTTTGCCGATAATTGTATTTATAATGACGACTCGTTCGAACGTCGTTTTCGTCTGAATAAGGCTATATTTTTACGTATTAGTAATGCTTTAGAATCTCGTTatgattttttcaaacaaaaacccgACGCTAGAGGAAGAATGGGTTTTAGTAGTATACAAAAATGTGCAGCTGCTCTTAGGTATTTGGGATACGATATAGCATTTGATGCATCTGACGAATACTTGAAAGTATCCGAGAGGACCGCAGTTGAATGTGTAGATTGGTTTTCTGCATGTGTTTATGAGGTTTTTCACGAAGAATATTTGCATAAACCTACTCAACGTGATATTGAGAGATTATATTCGGCTCATGAAGAGAGGCATGGATTTCCTGGTATGCTTGGCAGTCTAGATTGTACGCATGTAGCTTGGGAAAAATGTCCATCTGCTTGGCGTGGTCAGTTCACTCGAGGAGATATAGGTGAACCAACTATCATCCTAGAAGCTGTTGCATCTCAAGATTTGTGGATATGGCATGCCTTTTTTGGAGTAGCGGGGTCTAACAACGACCTTAATGTTCTTGGTCAGTCTCCACTTTTCAACGATATTTGGACCGGCAAAGCACCTGATATGACGTTCACGGTAAACGGGCACGCGTACAAATATGGTTACTACCTTGGTGATGGGATATACCCGGATGATTCTACATTGATGAAGGCATACTCGGTTCCTCGAAgagaaaaaacaaaattttttacaaaaaaacagGAATCAGCGAGAAAGGATATCGAGAGGGCATTTGGAGTCCTTAAGCAAACATGGCATGTAGTGAAATATGCTACACGACTCTGGGATAAAGAAAGAATTAAACGAATGGTCCTAGCATGCATTAtaatgcataatatgattattgaaGATGAAGGTCGAGCGATTTGCACGTATGATCCGAACGAcgttgtcgttccaattgaggagTTCGTACCCGGAACGAATGCTTTTTTGGAGCGAGTTGTTGAAATTCATAACAGTGAAACGTGTTTCAATCTTCGAGAAGATGTCGTAGAACATTTGTACCAACATAGCATGAACGACGATTAG